The following proteins are encoded in a genomic region of Amia ocellicauda isolate fAmiCal2 chromosome 6, fAmiCal2.hap1, whole genome shotgun sequence:
- the LOC136751883 gene encoding protein shisa-9-like: protein MPTNPLALVLLLVLLSKGAWPAKQMEQDPPPAPAQASANQTQAPPSAPEVTLATPEGGAELQTAQAGKGSRCRGYYDVMGQWDPPFSCSAGIYLFCCGTCFYRFCCQFKQHHLDQTSCSNYDTPNWANTGKPAAPVTEVQEEPDRDRTHMIVYIICGVVAVMVLVGIFTKLGLEKSQRGQTDMSSSR, encoded by the coding sequence ATGCCGACCAATCCTCTCGCCCTGGTGCTGCTGCTGGTACTGCTCTCAAAGGGGGCGTGGCCTGCCAAGCAGATGGAGCAGGACCCGCCCCCAGCTCCGGCTCAGGCCTCGGCCAACCAGACGCAGGCCCCGCCCTCTGCCCCAGAAGTTACCCTCGCGACCCCAGAAGGCGGGGCGGAGCTGCAGACAGCCCAGGCCGGCAAGGGCAGCCGTTGCCGGGGCTACTATGACGTCATGGGCCAGTGGGACCCGCCCTTCAGTTGCAGCGCTGGGATCTACCTGTTCTGCTGCGGCACCTGCTTCTACCGCTTCTGCTGCCAGTTCAAGCAGCACCACCTGGACCAGACCTCCTGCTCCAACTATGACACCCCCAACTGGGCCAATACAGGCAAGCCCGCGGCACCAGTCACTGAGGTCCAGGAGGAGCCGGACCGGGACCGGACCCACATGATCGTCTACATCATCTGCGGGGTGGTGGCCGTCATGGTCCTGGTGGGCATCTTCACTAAGCTGGGCCTGGAGAAGAGCCAGagaggacagacagacatgagCAGCTCACGgtaa